One Synechococcus sp. JA-2-3B'a(2-13) genomic window carries:
- the rpsN gene encoding 30S ribosomal protein S14: MAKKSMIEREKKRQRLVEKYREKRQQLKAAMADPNIDQATRMELHAQLQKLPRASSPTRLRNRCWKTGRPRGYFRDFGLCRNSLREMAHRGLLPGVVKSSW, translated from the coding sequence GTGGCTAAAAAGAGCATGATCGAGCGGGAGAAAAAGCGCCAACGCTTGGTCGAGAAGTATCGGGAGAAGCGCCAACAACTGAAAGCGGCCATGGCCGATCCCAACATCGACCAGGCCACCCGCATGGAGCTGCACGCCCAACTGCAAAAACTCCCTCGGGCCAGCTCGCCCACACGCCTGCGCAACCGCTGCTGGAAAACCGGGCGTCCCCGGGGTTACTTCCGCGATTTCGGCCTCTGTCGCAACAGCCTGCGGGAAATGGCCCACCGAGGCTTACTGCCAGGCGTAGTTAAGTCTAGCTGGTAG
- a CDS encoding YcjF family protein gives MRSLPYLRLLLLLALLASFTGLIVWLIQSFLDLYYATRYHPILGGLLIGVLVLLLLVFLAAAIYYLFLFRQPAPSRREITQPLALPETALEKRKAAQQNLAQLEAQLAQIQDQVARAALAERSALLAKQLAQPQLKVVVFGTGSAGKTSLVNALLGRRAGAVGATLGTTQAVACYDWNLPGIPQPVQILDCPGILEIGPAGVMREQEAQAQAQAADLLLVVVDGDLRQSEVDPLRRLIALGKRALLILNKADRYTSEERQILLQRLRERVYPLIPPQDVLIAAAAPAPVRVGSQTWRPEPEVAAVRDRVQAVLYAEGGSLALDNALLQSQQLGEEAKRILQAQLRRQAEEVIDRFQWIVTGVVFANPIPAVDLLAIAAINAQMVVELGSLYGCKMNLQQGRELALSLAKTLAGLGLVEGAIQLTTGILATVAEVSVVGFLATAPIQAASAGYLTRIAGKSFIEYFQHNQSWGEGGMQAVVKAQVQNTQKSGWLKEFVREAARRIFRNGMANPRDP, from the coding sequence ATGCGGTCGCTCCCTTACCTGCGCTTGCTGCTGCTGTTGGCGCTGTTGGCCTCGTTCACCGGGCTGATCGTCTGGCTGATCCAATCGTTTCTCGATCTGTACTACGCCACCCGCTACCACCCGATTTTGGGGGGGCTGTTGATTGGGGTGCTGGTGCTGCTGCTGCTGGTGTTTTTGGCCGCTGCCATCTACTACTTGTTTCTGTTTCGCCAACCCGCCCCCAGCAGGAGGGAAATTACCCAACCCCTTGCCTTGCCGGAGACGGCTTTGGAAAAGCGGAAAGCGGCGCAACAGAACTTGGCTCAACTGGAGGCGCAGCTAGCGCAAATCCAGGATCAGGTGGCGCGGGCAGCGCTGGCAGAACGGTCGGCCCTACTGGCCAAACAATTGGCCCAGCCCCAGCTGAAGGTGGTGGTCTTCGGCACTGGGTCGGCGGGCAAGACTTCTTTGGTCAACGCGCTGCTGGGGCGGCGGGCGGGGGCGGTGGGGGCCACTCTGGGCACCACCCAGGCGGTGGCTTGTTACGACTGGAACTTGCCTGGGATCCCGCAGCCGGTGCAGATCCTGGATTGCCCCGGCATTTTGGAGATCGGCCCGGCAGGGGTGATGCGGGAACAGGAGGCGCAAGCCCAAGCCCAAGCTGCCGATCTGCTGCTGGTGGTGGTGGATGGGGATCTGCGCCAGTCAGAGGTGGATCCCTTGCGCCGGTTGATCGCCCTGGGCAAGCGGGCCTTGCTAATCCTGAACAAAGCGGATCGCTACACCTCAGAAGAACGGCAGATCCTCTTGCAACGCCTGCGGGAGCGGGTCTACCCCCTGATTCCACCTCAGGATGTGTTGATAGCTGCCGCTGCTCCAGCCCCTGTGCGGGTGGGATCCCAAACCTGGCGACCGGAGCCGGAGGTGGCGGCGGTGCGGGATCGCGTGCAGGCGGTGCTCTATGCCGAGGGGGGATCCCTGGCCTTGGACAATGCCCTGCTGCAATCGCAACAGTTGGGGGAAGAGGCCAAACGGATTCTCCAAGCCCAACTGCGCCGGCAGGCGGAGGAGGTGATCGATCGCTTTCAGTGGATTGTTACAGGAGTGGTGTTCGCCAACCCCATCCCGGCGGTGGATCTGCTGGCCATTGCCGCCATCAACGCCCAGATGGTGGTGGAACTGGGATCCCTTTACGGCTGCAAAATGAACCTGCAGCAGGGGCGGGAGCTGGCCTTGTCTCTGGCCAAAACCCTAGCGGGCTTGGGCTTGGTGGAAGGGGCGATCCAACTGACCACGGGGATCTTGGCCACCGTTGCCGAAGTGAGCGTCGTCGGTTTTCTGGCGACAGCCCCCATTCAGGCAGCCAGTGCTGGCTATCTCACCCGCATTGCCGGCAAGAGCTTCATTGAGTATTTCCAGCACAACCAAAGCTGGGGAGAAGGGGGGATGCAGGCGGTGGTCAAAGCCCAGGTGCAAAATACCCAAAAATCCGGTTGGCTCAAAGAGTTTGTCCGCGAGGCTGCCCGGCGCATCTTCCGAAATGGGATGGCCAACCCAAGGGATCCCTAA